In a genomic window of Pelecanus crispus isolate bPelCri1 chromosome 1, bPelCri1.pri, whole genome shotgun sequence:
- the FAM162A gene encoding protein FAM162A — protein MDLKITRRLCIKPQEESQLRPKSRSPLRVPGHKPTDWEKRFLLWAGNFKKPEDIPETVSIETIRAAKTTLRVKFSYVMIALTILGCIVMVIKGKQAVKRHESLTSINLEKKAQWREEATQTTSAKP, from the exons ATGGATCTGAAGATAACCAGAAGGCTTTGCATTAAACCCCAGGAAGAAAGTCAGCTTCGGCCAAAAA gtcgGTCTCCTTTGAGGGTGCCTGGACACAAGCCTACAGACTGggagaaaagatttttgttgtGGGCAGGCAATTTCAAAAAACCAGAGGATATACCAGAGACTGTCTC GATTGAAACAATCAGAGCAGCAAAGACCACACTGCGTGTGAAGTTCAGCTATGTAATGATTGCCTTGACAATATTGGGATGCATAGTCATGGTGATTAAAGGAAAGCAG GCTGTAAAAAGACATGAATCTCTTACAAGCATAAACTTGGAGAAGAAAGCTCAATGGAGAGAGGAAGCTACTCAGACTACATCTGCTAAACCTTAG
- the MIX23 gene encoding protein MIX23 isoform X3 produces MAAPSGAASCEDFAEFQELLRVMRTIDDRIVHELNTTIPTASFVGKIDAGQTCKELYQSLMDAHTSRERIIKNCIAQTSSAVKTLREEREKAQDDVALLKQLRKEQTKLKLMQSELNVEEVVNDRSWKM; encoded by the exons ATGGCGGCGCCCAGCGGAGCGGCGAGCTGTGAGGACTTCGCCGAGTTCCAG gaGTTGCTCAGGGTGATGAGGACGATCGATGACAGAATCGTCCACGAATTAAACACTACGATTCCAACAGCTTCCTTTGTGGGGAAGATTGATGCCGGCCAGACGTGTAAAGAGCTGTACCAGTCT TTGATGGATGCTCACACCAGCAGAGAGAGAATCATCAAAAACTGCATCGCTCAGACTTCCAGTGCAGTGAAAACTCtcagagaagagagggaaaaggcGCAGGATGACGTAGCATTATTAAAGCAACTCAGGAAAGAGCAGACAAAG TTGAAATTGATGCAGTCAGAGCTGAATGTTGAAGAAGTGGTAAACGACAGAAGCTGGAAG ATGTGA
- the MIX23 gene encoding protein MIX23 isoform X2: MAAPSGAASCEDFAEFQVTRELLRVMRTIDDRIVHELNTTIPTASFVGKIDAGQTCKELYQSLMDAHTSRERIIKNCIAQTSSAVKTLREEREKAQDDVALLKQLRKEQTKLKLMQSELNVEEVVNDRSWKVFNERCRIHYKPPKSQ, encoded by the exons ATGGCGGCGCCCAGCGGAGCGGCGAGCTGTGAGGACTTCGCCGAGTTCCAGGTAACCCGC gaGTTGCTCAGGGTGATGAGGACGATCGATGACAGAATCGTCCACGAATTAAACACTACGATTCCAACAGCTTCCTTTGTGGGGAAGATTGATGCCGGCCAGACGTGTAAAGAGCTGTACCAGTCT TTGATGGATGCTCACACCAGCAGAGAGAGAATCATCAAAAACTGCATCGCTCAGACTTCCAGTGCAGTGAAAACTCtcagagaagagagggaaaaggcGCAGGATGACGTAGCATTATTAAAGCAACTCAGGAAAGAGCAGACAAAG TTGAAATTGATGCAGTCAGAGCTGAATGTTGAAGAAGTGGTAAACGACAGAAGCTGGAAG GTATTTAATGAGCGTTGCCGAATTCACTACAAGCCTCCAAAGAGTCAATGA
- the MIX23 gene encoding protein MIX23 isoform X1: protein MAAPSGAASCEDFAEFQELLRVMRTIDDRIVHELNTTIPTASFVGKIDAGQTCKELYQSLMDAHTSRERIIKNCIAQTSSAVKTLREEREKAQDDVALLKQLRKEQTKLKLMQSELNVEEVVNDRSWKVFNERCRIHYKPPKSQ, encoded by the exons ATGGCGGCGCCCAGCGGAGCGGCGAGCTGTGAGGACTTCGCCGAGTTCCAG gaGTTGCTCAGGGTGATGAGGACGATCGATGACAGAATCGTCCACGAATTAAACACTACGATTCCAACAGCTTCCTTTGTGGGGAAGATTGATGCCGGCCAGACGTGTAAAGAGCTGTACCAGTCT TTGATGGATGCTCACACCAGCAGAGAGAGAATCATCAAAAACTGCATCGCTCAGACTTCCAGTGCAGTGAAAACTCtcagagaagagagggaaaaggcGCAGGATGACGTAGCATTATTAAAGCAACTCAGGAAAGAGCAGACAAAG TTGAAATTGATGCAGTCAGAGCTGAATGTTGAAGAAGTGGTAAACGACAGAAGCTGGAAG GTATTTAATGAGCGTTGCCGAATTCACTACAAGCCTCCAAAGAGTCAATGA
- the MIX23 gene encoding protein MIX23 isoform X4, producing the protein MAAPSGAASCEDFAEFQELLRVMRTIDDRIVHELNTTIPTASFVGKIDAGQTCKELYQSLMDAHTSRERIIKNCIAQTSSAVKTLREEREKAQDDVALLKQLRKEQTKVFNERCRIHYKPPKSQ; encoded by the exons ATGGCGGCGCCCAGCGGAGCGGCGAGCTGTGAGGACTTCGCCGAGTTCCAG gaGTTGCTCAGGGTGATGAGGACGATCGATGACAGAATCGTCCACGAATTAAACACTACGATTCCAACAGCTTCCTTTGTGGGGAAGATTGATGCCGGCCAGACGTGTAAAGAGCTGTACCAGTCT TTGATGGATGCTCACACCAGCAGAGAGAGAATCATCAAAAACTGCATCGCTCAGACTTCCAGTGCAGTGAAAACTCtcagagaagagagggaaaaggcGCAGGATGACGTAGCATTATTAAAGCAACTCAGGAAAGAGCAGACAAAG GTATTTAATGAGCGTTGCCGAATTCACTACAAGCCTCCAAAGAGTCAATGA
- the LOC104031111 gene encoding cystatin-A, whose amino-acid sequence MMPGGLSETKPATPEIQHIVNQVKQQYESKQDRTYDIFKAIVYRTQVVAGINYFIKVQDGDDDYVHLRVFQSLPHENQGPSLVSFQSGKTRDDPLTYF is encoded by the exons ATGATGCCTGGGGGCTTATCTGAGACTAAGCCTGCTACTCCAGAAATCCAGCATATTGTTAACCAG gtGAAGCAACAGTATGAAAGCAAGCAAGACAGGACATATGACATCTTTAAAGCCATAGTGTATAGGACTCAGGTGGTTGCTGGGATAAACTACTTTATTAAG GTCCAAGATGGCGATGATGACTATGTCCACTTAAGGGTGTTTCAGAGCCTTCCTCATGAGAACCAAGGTCCCAGCCTTGTCAGTTTTCAGTCTGGCAAGACCAGAGATGATCCTTTGACCTACTTCTGA
- the LOC104028381 gene encoding cystatin-B-like, producing MLCGGTSAARPATEETQKIADEVKPQVEEKEGKTFDVFTAVEFKTQVVAGTNYFIKVHVGNDEFVHLRVFRSLPHENKPLSLHSYQSSKTKQDELAFF from the exons ATGTTGTGCGGGGGCACCtcggcggcccggcccgccaCCGAGGAGACGCAGAAGATCGCGGACGAG GTGAAACCTCaggtagaagaaaaagaagggaaaacgTTTGATGTCTTCACTGCAGTGGAGTTTAAAACTCAGGTGGTTGCTGGAACAAACTACTTTATCAAG GTCCATGTTGGCAACGATGAGTTTGTGCACCTGCGGGTGTTCAGAAGCCTTCCTCACGAGAATAAGCCGCTGAGTCTCCACAGTTACCAGAGCAGCAAGACTAAGCAGGATGAACTGGCTTTTTTCTAG